In the Leishmania braziliensis MHOM/BR/75/M2904 WGS CADA00000000 data, contig 37, whole genome shotgun sequence genome, GTATTTTTTCTCCGCTGCCTTTCGTCAGAACAGATTGGGGATACGGGCACTGCGACCATCACTCCTCTctgctccctcttctctccccacacaccccacccccaccccttccacATCACCTCTTCGTAATACCACGTCAACCCACTCATCTCTCCATCCACGAACACACGCATGAACGCGCAACGCTGTGTAGTCTTCCTGACGTTATCAGCCCTCCAGCTTTTCcttcgctcttcttcacgAGGCTTTGTTGCGTTGTCCAGTAAACACACGTGCGTCATATTACGCCTCTTtaaccccctcctcctcctcctcctctctcattCTCACCATGAAGGTTATCGTTGCTTCTGGCCAGGACGGCTCCCGCAAGCACGAGGTGGAGCTGGCGGCCAACGCCACGCTCGCAGACCTGAAGAAAGCCTACCGCTCGGAGGTGGATGTCCACCGCAAGTCTTTTAAGGTGCCCGGCCccatcgctgccggcggcTCGGCGCCGACTGCGGATGGCACCAAGCCGCGCCCAAACCTCATAACGCTCTCGGAGAAGATGCCCCTGTCGCAGCAGGGTGTAAAGGATGGAACAGTGATCACTTACAAGGACCTCGGCCCGCAGATCGGCTACCGCACCGTGTTCTACGTCGAGTATGCCGGCCCTATCGCCTTCATGCTGCTGTATGCCATGCGCCCCTCGTTCATCTACGGCTCTGCCCCGATGCCAGCCTATGGCTACACGCAGAAGCTCTACATTGGCCTTTTCATTACCCACTTCCTCAAGCGCGAGCTCGAATCCATGTTCGTCCACAAGTTCTCGCACCCGACAATGCCGATGCGGAACATCTTCAAGAACTGCATCTACTACTGGTCCTTCGCCGCCTTCATTGGCTACGTGCTGTGCAGTCCGTTCTTCACAGCGACCAGCGCCGCGCAGTCCAATTTCGGCGCCGTGTTCATGGTCATCAACGAGCTGCTGAACTTTGCGGTGCACTACCAGCTTAGCACGATGCGCAAGTCGGACGGTGACACCACCCGCAACGTACCGCAGGGCCCCCTGTTCGCCCTTGTCTCGTGCCCGAACTACTTCTTTGAGATCATGTCGTGGGTATCCTTCTCCATCGGCACGAACATGCTCTCCTCGTGGTTTTTCACCCTGGCCGGCTTCGTGCAGATGGCGGACTGGGCCAAGAAGAAGCACCGCGGCTACATCAAGGCAGACCCAGCCAATAAGAAGAAGGCTGCGATTCTGCCCTTCCTCATGTGAGAGGCCGCACTAGCACATCAGCATCACGGGTGCGCGTTAGCAAGCGAGTGGGAAAGTAGCAAGAGAGCAAGCGGCAGGCTCTGGTCTTGTGGGCTGTCGCCACCGCTACCTTCTCTTCCCATcgccatgtgtgtgtgtgtgtgtgtgtgtgtgtgtggcttgGGTTGTGCGTGAAGCACGAGTGCCTCGTTTTGTGttcgccccccaccccaccccaccccacccatcCTCCGatacgcgcgcacacgcacacaacagcgCGAGAGACCGAGAGAAGGACGGTCCTCGCTTCCTTCCACCCCTCTCACTCTATCCTGTCTTGTCCCTCCTTGGCCCAGcttctccctcaccaccatcagcacCCCTCCTTGGACCTCTGCCGTGCTTCCCTTGTGTTTCACCACATTGAGGTATTTCCGTGCGCATGTGTTTGTCACCTGCGATTTAGCAGCAGTGACGCTGGTAAGTActaagaagaggaagaacacaggcacccacacccacacacacacacacacacacgcgcgtgcacacgTGCAGGTGGTAcgtgtgcacgcgcgtgtgtgtgtgtgtgtgtgtgtgtgtgggtgcacaATTTGAACGAAGAAAATGGGCAACGCGGAGGACGAGTCGGATGAGCATTAATTTAGGAATGTTGAACTGTGGCAAACGAGCACGTTTTGTTGCTGCGTCCAGCGaccgctccctctctccctcctccctcctccctcctcccagccagagcacaccgacacacacgcacataccgAAGGTTGTAAAGGAGCTTCTTCGGCACGCTACTGATTTCACTGAAGCCTCCCTCTTGTTATTTTAGACCGTGCGTGGGGACGAACAGTGTTCCCTGGCTGAAGAAAGCCTTGGCTCTCCTCTCGCATCAGCAGTGTGTTTTAccgccccttctctcccctttcgcctcttcctcggcaTCTCCCTCGGCACTTCGCGCCCCTTTTCCGTAAGAGGAGAGTtgcaggtgtgtgcgtgtgtgggcctCTTACCTGTTCAAGTATACACGGGTAGCACCGACACGTGTGTGCACGCCATTTTCTCTTGGTTTCCTCTTTCACATTTTCTACTCGTTGACACctggcgagggagggggagaaggcaaaggagtgggaggagggggggtgtaTGGTCCTAACACCCCCcagctctccctcctctcccttctctagCTTTCTTCTATACATACgcacatacatatatattCTAATTTTGGCTTTATCAGtggtctctcttctcccccgtTCTTTTCCGTGTTTTGGTCgccctcacacacgcacatacgcgcCAACGCGGCgcatctccccctcctcctcctcctcgtctgtttctcttcttgctctcttcctccttcttAAGTGGCTACCGTAgtggcgatgatgacgaaGACTATCGATCGCAGAAGCGCTCATCAGCAGACGTGctcgcgcctctctctcctccacacccCCCACTTCACATGTCATTTCATCGACAAGTCTGCCGAAGACGAGCGTGGaattaaaaaaaaaaaaaaacgaataAAAACAACGCAAGAGAGCGGAAGTCTcgccgcgcgcacacgcacgtacgccGAGCGTAGTCTATACATCTACACACAAATGCGCAGTGCGCACTatgggtgtgggtggtgggagGCTACCGTGCAGGTGCACCCTGCCTGTTAgtgcagcgccttcttccTTTGCTCTCACCTCATTGTCATCTGtgccttcccctctctcttcctcagccgccccccccccgcgtcCTTCAACACCCCCTTTGCCTACGCACTCGCTCGCAACCTCCGTCGTTGATTATCGGCTGCTGAGGTGTACCCGATTGCGCAGcacttacacacacacacgtacgagCTCCTCTGTCTGTCACTGCGCCCTcttacctctctctctctcgtctcttctgctgcgcctgcatgCTTCATGCCAGCAGAAACGAGCAGCATCAACCGCTCGCACCTGAtcacacacatgcatgccCATGCAGTGTCATAGACGcacaagaagaaacaaaCGGGTAGACACAGAGACGAAGAGAGgacggcacacacgcacgcacattaCAGCTCAGCTCTGATGAGCGTGTATGTGCATACGTGCGTCCATCGCACTCTTCTCGTCGATAATTTACCCAGATCTGATTCGACGCGTGTCCCTCGCTCCGTAGCGCCCATCGTGGGGCTGCCGTGGCCGTAGCCCACTCACTTACGCGCACTAACTTGCGTTTACGCGTCCAAGTCCCTCCACCACAGCAcagtctctccctctgcacTCTCCCCCAATCTCGTGCTACGCGCACGCTGACTCCTTCATGGCTGCCGGGACGGATGAGGCGACAGTGGACTACATACGGAACCACCTAGATGAGGACCTggaggcagtggcgcagcagcccgGCCCGCCGCTCATCCGCCCCTCCCTGGCGCCGTTTCTCACATCCGCCGGGCTGTTCAGCCTGGCTGGGGttgcgccgcagcagcactccCTGGCGCCATCCATACGGAACCGAGGCAGCAGCGTAGATCCTGCGCACCCTGACGGCAGCCCCTTATCGTCAGCGGCGCACACGGTGACTCTCATTCTCCAGGTCATGTCAATCAAGGATGTGAGCCTCTcgcgcgagcagcgcagtCGTGTCCTCCTgcactccctctcctccacctgcagcagctccggtGCGACGTCCAACGGTGCTGCAATTGATATGGACACGGACACCCTGGCCTccctcgccgccgacgccACCCCGCAGatgatggaggagcagcaagaTGAGCAGGCGCGGCAGCATACACCGTTGCTGCCAAGCGGTGGCCAGTGGCGGTGCCTGCGGCTGGAGCTGTCCGATGGGTTTCAGCGTGTGCTCGCCGTCGAAGACGCCtctgcgcgcacgcggcagcgctatGGTGGTGTGTTAGCCAAAGAAGGCATCTCGCTTGGTGCCAAACTGCAAGTGTGTTTGACTGCATCGCTGGCGGACACCACGGCCACCACCGTGCCGTGTGTGCAGCACGGCGTTCTCCGGCTTCACGCCGGGAACACCGAAGTAATGGGTGGCCGAGTGAAGGCACTGGAAGTGTATTGGGAAGCGCAGGCTCGGCTGCAGCTAGCAGCGAGCACTGGACGACCctcaaagcagcagcagcagcagtaccagcTGCCAAGTCTCCCTGACGGACCCACGACGTTAGCCTCCGTCCCACCTGCGCAGCAACAACCGGTCGCAGCTTCCCCACTCACCTCACCAGCACCCccatcacagcagcagccgcagtcaCGCGCAGCTCTCCCCTTGCAGCCCCTTCGATGCTGGCCCGCTCACGCCGCCCAGCACCCACCTCACGTGCCCTTCTGCACAGTGGCCTTCATCACGGAGGTGGTGTCCGATATGGTCATCAATGAGCCATCCCCTGGGACCACCCACAACAGCCACCACGTCGGCGCAGATCCGAACCCGGCAAGGGACGCCTTCACGTACTCGCTTCTCGTGCAACTGTCCTCGCCCAGCGCTGTGGAGTGCGAGACACCACGACACCTAAACGACACCCCCTCACGGCGAGGTGAGGAGCTGGGGCAGGTAAGCGAAGACGATCACCTCATCGTCGACCTTGGCCATGCCTGGCTGCATCAGCTGGTCGGCATGCCCGCAGATGCGTTCCGCATGCTGTCCCTCTCGAACGCCGCGGCAGATGTTGAGAAGCTTACGCGCACCGTGGAAGCCGTCGGACAGGCGCTGGAGCAGTTTGGCAAAGGGTGCTTCACGCTAGTGCGGCGAGCAAGGGACAGCATTGTGGAAGTGGTGCACGCCGTCCCAGCGCCCTGAGCGAAGTACACAGCAAGAATGGGGAGAATGAAACAGCGCTGAAGCGACGCGCTCCCTCTCACGTGCtattccccctccctcttcttcttaGAGTACAACGCTGCTCACCTCAGTGATAAGGCCCGCGTTCTCACCATTGCCACAGTGATGATGGTGCTGGTGATCGTTGCCAAGGTGCTTGTTCGTTTTCGCTCTGCAGAGTCCGTTgtcgcccccctcccacggcgatccacctccccctccttgccTCAGTGAAGAGCAAGTGGGGTCGAGCAAACGGTCGTTGTGCATGATTCGTCGGTAGCTGGGCATGTGAGTGCAGATCACCACGACCTCACACCAATTCcgcgctgcctctccccctgccGCAAACCTCTCGCCTACGCCCCCACTacctcccctctcttatcagcaccacacacacacacacacaccgttCTTGCAACTTTCCctgcacgtctgtgtgtgtgtgtgggtgtgggtgtgtgggtgggtgcgtaTGTCTGCGAGTTGTGACGTCTATACATCCAGCTCCCCTCCCTGTTCTCGCCTTTTTCCGCCTCACCTCGAGCTCTGCACTGCGAAGAAGTGCCTGGGGgacccccttctctctctatctcgGCCGGCACAGCTTTTCGCCCTACAagctcactcactcaccaccaccatcacaccCGTGTGTATACAGACCCTCGAGCCAGCACGCCGCTTCACCACGCATCGGAAACAGCGGTGCTGACAAGCAGGTGAGAGTTTTATCACTAAAGGCACCCCCACCTCTACGCActtacacacacgcacgcttgACAAGAGACAAACAGGAGCTCAACAACCGAAGAAGAAAATGGGCTGTGGTTACTCTACGTACTCGGCACAGGATGATATCGTGTGGAAGTACGGCGGCCCACCGGAGGAGCCGCTGAAGGCACTGAAGATGTTCCCTAAGCACCAAAACGGCCTTCTCTTCCGTCTTCTGTACGACGACGGTGAGCGCTGGGCCTTCTACAACGACACCCTCGAGTACGAGTTCCACATCCGCTACTacttcagcagcgacagcgacatCGAGGCACTGCACAATGCCACCTTGTCAGAGCTGGAAAACGGCAATAAGCTCGTCGAGATCATCGTCTACCCGAAGGAGACGCAGGACTTCATCGTAGGTGTGGCTGGCAGCTACACTAGCACCATCGAGGCTATCCCCATCACGGAGCGCTTCCAGTGGGAAAGGTCCAAGGAAAAGTACGAGCAGAAGCGGAGGTAGTGGCACCCCAACCCACCGCCCCACTCCCCTACTTTGGCCGCATTTCTCTCTATTCACAGTGATGACTGCTCTTTACCCTTCCTCCCCACGCCTCCACTGCGGGCTATTCATTACAGCCGGCCATGTGCACAGCATGGATATCCTTTCTCTCACTCTGTTTCATCTCGCTGCTGAGCCCTGTGTTGTGGTGGCAGTGATGGCACTgacccctccacacacacacacacaccggcTCACCCACGCCACTCCATTGTATtaccctcttctctcctccctctctgtttgCCTGTCCTTACCTGTTCTCGTTGGCTTGTGtttcactctctctctctcgctatGTTTTCCTCCACTTACGctttgtgcttctctcttgaagagcgcagagagcgagagagagagagagagagaccagcACATCAGCTCACCAGACGCCCGCAGTCGTTTGTGCAAGTGCAGGAAGCGCTccgctcttccctccctcttttcctctccatTCCACCACctcactcttctcctctttctgcacCGTCATGGTCTtcatttcctcctccccgccctACATGGTCTCTCACAGTTGCAGGTGTGATGTGTGGGTAtgggtgtggatgtgggtgAGTGACGAAGTGGCCTCTCAGTATGGAGAATATGTACTGTTGTGTGTAAGTATTCTTTGGCACTGCCTGAAAAGCTACGCTGGTATATGTATGTAGATATGCTTAGGTGTGTATAGGGATGAGGTGGCTGCAAgtgaaagggaaggaaaggacGAAAGGGAGCAGGGGCGTACACCCGACATGGTATGTTTGTTTGTTGCACACAACCACACAGCGTCAAACGTGCCCTTTAGCACACCCCATCGGACTCATACCTCTCTCGCTTGaattcgctctcttccccacaTCGCCTGCGCCACTAACCtcatctctctttccctgttgCCTCTGTTCGTGCTCTGGATGGTCGAtgtttgttttttttgggagggggaggggtgctcCCACAGAAGCGCGTTTACTGACTGGCTGACAAGGGAttcacgcacgcgcgcgcgaggtGCTTAATAGTAGTCTAACACGCATGGCCGCGCAcctctcactccctctctctctctctcccgctgcGTATCTTTGCCTTGGCGACGATGCTGACGGGGGGTGTTTACTGCCGcttgttgttttctttgtCTTTAAtcgccccttcctctttgccGCCCTGTGTGGTTGTGTGCtccaaccccctcccctcccctccctctcgacGCATGCGTATTCGTCTGCCGTGTGATGGACTCAGAGAAGGAAACAAAGCAAACAGATGAGATCACACAGCACTCTGCATCTGTGTAGatgtggggggggaggaaggaaggaaggaagggggtggatagtgatggagaagaggcacAAGGCTTACTCATGAGAAGGATTtaggagggaaaggaaagcggTGTGTGGGGCACACATGTATATGAATGTGGCCCCTCTGCGTCTCTTCCCCACTCACCTCACGCTCTGCGTCCTGTGCTCAAGAAACGCTCGGGTGCCtctccccgccgccgcctcatcCCCTGTCCCCACATACGCGCCGACGTCTGCGTCCCTCTCGTCTCCAACTTCCTGCCGGCCACACGCTCACGCACACATCTTGCACCAGCCATGTGCCTTCCTCTGCTTTGCCGGTGTTGCCTTCTCCCAACGCCGGACTCCATGCACTGTGCGTCATTGACGCCGAaacgccatcaccgccacctctcccctttccctccatCCTGCCGCCCTGTCCGCCCGCCACCGCAGTCTGCCTGGGGCGACGTGCCTTTGCGTGTCTCTTCTCCCCGTTTGTTTGACTCCCCCTTCGCTTTGCCCCGTGGCAATTTGGTTGCTGCAGCCGtcgtctgtgtgcgtgggtatCACTGCTTCGTCTCACTTCCGAAGTTAGGTGAgagccgtcgtcgtcgtcgttggtGCCATTTTATTCGCGCTTCACGGGGCGTGCGTGGTCCTGCTCTGCCCTGCCAGTGTGCTCCCCGCCACACCACCCTAGTGGACACTGTGGCTTGGCTGCGTGCGTATCCAACCCCAATAGTTGACCATACACGCTCACATACAAGGCGGAGAATAAACACCGGCgcgcccacccacacgcacatcgATAGAGACAGCGAAACAAGACACAACTAGCTGCAGGCACAACCGCAGAGAGGCCGTGAGCATGCGGCCTTTTTCGCTCTTGTCTTGTAGCGggctccgctgcagcggctggtccaccgctgcggtggcggtcgctgctgtcgcgccCGCATCAGCAACAATCAGCTACTCGACTTGTCCGATGCGCTGGCAGTCGTCACGGCCCTACAGCCGCTTCTCTGGGGGTGGCAGGGGAGGTGGCAATAGCTCTTGGTCGCATGCGGGTTCTCGTGGTGCCGGCAGCCCACAAATGCCTCCTGGCCCCCACCCAAGCACAACGATGAACAGCACGGGTGACGGCGAGCTGAGTCTGGAGACCCGCGCCGCCCTCCGCGATGACTCGATTGTGATGACAGAGGTGGTAAAGCACCTACCACCCAAGGGGACTATTTCCGTCaagtctctcttttctgccaTGGACGAGAACATACAAGAGGCACTCAGCGAGCGGCACGGTGGACTGCGGCGCTTTCTCGAACAGCGCAAGCAGTTCTTCGTGCTACACATCAACCCCGCAGACGGCGTTCTCTACGTAATCGCCAACCCCATCGTCATTCAGCAGTACGCCACgcgcgatgcgcagcgcaaaACGATGCGGCGGATGATGGGGCTCGACGACGGGGATggccgtcagcagcagcgtcgtccGGGCGGTAGCCGCAGGAACACCCGCGGACGTGGCGGccgtggaggtggtggggttgggggtgggggtgatCGCCGGCCTCAGGGCTCCCCGTCGTCCTCGGGACCCTCAcggcctccgccgccgccgccgcagtaCCGTAACgaaagcggcagcggccactATGGAGGCGATGGGCGCCGTGGCCCCTCAACGCAGCGCGATGATCGCCGCGGATACGATGGCAATAACGGAAGTCGCGGGGCCAGCGATGGGGCACCCCGTCGAGGCGGTCCGATGGGCAGTCGCCATCAGTCCTTTGGTACTCGTTAGATAAAACAGGCCTCGTGCAGTCGTGCGTTCGTTCAtccgtgtgcacgtgtgtgtgtgtgtgtgtgggtgggtgtatgtgtgggggggggggggggtcccGGGTAGATGGGTGGGTGTTTGCTGCTGACGCATTGCCAGCGTCCAACAGACACAGCCCTGTGTCaccctttttcctttgcgtTATGCTTTGAAGCGCGTGCTCCTTGATCACCTCGACAGCcgcttccccccacccaccccatcGATAcgaaaacacacacacatgcatacatACATCGTCTTTGCACACCTCTACCGGTGCAGTTGCTGATTTCGATCATGTAGGATTCTCTTCCTTGCTGGTGGCTTTACTcttatgcgtgtgtgtgtgtgtgtgtctttcctATACTCTTTGTGTCGTCCCCACATCTGCCGTCTCGAATTAGGACTcctcagcgcagcagcctcccctcccctgatccctcccaccccctttcccttgcacacccacacacacaccacatgCGGCCAaacgagaaaagggggagactTAGTGGTAGAAGAATTAAGTGGTGTGGTCTCTGCGTATGGGTCGGTGTGCAAGtgggtgcggctgcgtctcctcctcggctgccTGCCATCATCCCTTGTTGATGCGCGTGCAttttgaggaggaggaggaggatgtgtgtatgtgtgagaCGCCcgccccccctttcctctccacGCACACTACAGCTGCGGTCGCTTCCAGTACTGGTGCACTCGACCACATCTGATCGCGCATTcgggagagaaaagaaagcgaaaaaagcgtcatctcttttctctctccgtcctTTCCCTCATTTTCGCGGCActacctcctctccccccccccctccaacaTATCCCCACCGCCAACACCGTCTGCATCCTGTACTGCCACGATGctcgcacgtgcacacgcacctcTATCGGCATATGTGCGCGGTGAACAAAGCCCTACTGAAAGCGAAAACAACGATTTCAACCGCCGCGCCCGGCTGCCTTACCACCGCTTTATTTATTTTGCTCACATCCACGTTCACCACAACTACCTTCCCACCTAGTGGCAAACAACTCTTCTCCTTAGTCTATCCCGACCGTGTGGGGGTATGCGAGTTCCGCCGAAACTACACACACAATGAAGCCGATGCGTCGTTCTCTTCTCCGGTGGCACGCCGTGCCCGCCCACCCCGCAGCCTCAGGCACGGCACAGCCGATGCGTATCTTCACGGTGGTAACAACATTCGCGGCTCTTCGAtcaagcggcgcagcggcgatcATCGActcgcctcttctctcgccgctgcttcaTCAGCGGCGAACCGTTAGGCAGTCCTCCACCCCACCAgggccgccgccttctccgtcGCCACCGAGCAGCACAGTCGATAGTCACAGCCCTGTTGCGTGTGCGAGCTCCGCCAGCGGCCAGAGCGCCGCAAAAGAGGCCCCTCCATCGCTCGAACCCGTACTTCTGGAGCTCAGGACACTCATCACACACTCTATTCCGATAGGGAAAGTGTTTCGTGCCCTGAGCCCCGCCTCCCAGAAGATCCTCGCGGCGCAT is a window encoding:
- a CDS encoding 3-oxo-5-alpha-steroid 4-dehydrogenase, putative, which codes for MKVIVASGQDGSRKHEVELAANATLADLKKAYRSEVDVHRKSFKVPGPIAAGGSAPTADGTKPRPNLITLSEKMPLSQQGVKDGTVITYKDLGPQIGYRTVFYVEYAGPIAFMLLYAMRPSFIYGSAPMPAYGYTQKLYIGLFITHFLKRELESMFVHKFSHPTMPMRNIFKNCIYYWSFAAFIGYVLCSPFFTATSAAQSNFGAVFMVINELLNFAVHYQLSTMRKSDGDTTRNVPQGPLFALVSCPNYFFEIMSWVSFSIGTNMLSSWFFTLAGFVQMADWAKKKHRGYIKADPANKKKAAILPFLM